The following proteins come from a genomic window of Paucimonas lemoignei:
- the hmp_2 gene encoding putative oxidoreductase, giving the protein MDHLSHPAKSPWHAGEKQLQGIYHVAERLEELGHRVIRDYMPDQHREFYQQLPFMVVGAVDANDRPWATVLEGPPGFISSTDPHYLRLSTSLDPQDPATPGLQAGHAIGMLGIELHTRRRNRVNGMIQHASATGFDVAVEQSYGNCPKYIQERAYTRMPEPNAGNALRQDYTALDEQTRAWIRSADTFFIASYVDQGAQRSVDVSHRGGRAGFVKVEGNRLTIPDYAGNLFFNTLGNLHANPVAGLLFIDFASGDLLQLTGRTQLLLDSPLIKAFDGAERLWTFDVEHAVVRPGAVKTRWLFCDYAPTSLATGTWAETDERLRQSEQRRHWQQWKVAGIRQESSDIRSLYLEAPDNAAIAFAPGQHLPVRITTGEDGVLVRTYSISSAPSDGHIRISIKRLGAASRHLHDRVQVGDVLEVRPPLGSFTLTDEITRPVVLMGAGVGITPMISMARELVAQNLREHRQRPIHLFQSARAWQELPFQEELVELEKRSAGLLHIHRALSSPGADSVLARDYQVAGRLSFAEVKARLPLDDYDFYLCGPSGFLQTLYDGLRGVNIPDERIHAEAFGPSALNRSQSQPPPTLLQPQAASGPVPVYFNASAAEARWKPGEGSLLELAERRGLNPEFSCRGGSCGTCSTTLISGEVHYPNPPAQMPAADKVLICCAIPAQPGGTAQALVLDL; this is encoded by the coding sequence ATGGATCATCTGTCCCACCCTGCGAAGTCGCCCTGGCATGCCGGTGAAAAACAGCTGCAAGGCATTTACCACGTGGCCGAGCGCCTGGAAGAGCTCGGCCATCGCGTGATTCGCGATTACATGCCCGACCAGCATCGCGAGTTTTATCAGCAGTTGCCGTTCATGGTGGTCGGCGCGGTCGATGCGAATGACCGACCTTGGGCCACTGTACTGGAGGGGCCGCCAGGGTTTATCTCCAGCACTGACCCGCATTACCTGCGCCTGAGCACATCCCTGGATCCACAAGACCCCGCCACGCCGGGCCTGCAGGCCGGTCACGCCATCGGCATGCTGGGCATCGAGTTGCATACCCGTCGGCGCAACCGCGTCAACGGAATGATCCAGCACGCCTCGGCCACGGGCTTCGACGTGGCAGTCGAGCAGTCTTACGGCAATTGCCCCAAATACATCCAGGAGCGCGCTTATACGCGGATGCCTGAGCCAAATGCTGGCAATGCGCTGCGTCAGGACTACACCGCCCTGGATGAGCAGACCCGTGCGTGGATACGCAGTGCCGATACCTTCTTCATTGCCAGCTACGTCGATCAGGGTGCCCAGCGCTCGGTGGATGTCTCCCATCGGGGCGGCCGTGCCGGGTTTGTCAAAGTGGAAGGTAACCGGCTGACCATCCCTGACTACGCGGGCAACCTGTTCTTCAATACGTTGGGCAACCTGCACGCCAACCCGGTTGCTGGCCTGCTGTTCATCGATTTCGCCAGCGGTGACCTGCTGCAACTGACCGGGCGTACCCAGTTGCTGCTGGACAGCCCTTTGATCAAGGCCTTCGACGGTGCCGAGCGGCTCTGGACCTTTGACGTGGAGCACGCGGTGGTGCGGCCCGGCGCGGTCAAAACCCGCTGGCTGTTTTGCGACTATGCCCCCACCAGCCTCGCCACCGGCACCTGGGCCGAGACCGACGAGCGCTTACGTCAAAGCGAACAGCGGCGGCACTGGCAGCAGTGGAAAGTCGCAGGTATCCGGCAGGAAAGCAGCGACATTCGCTCCCTGTACCTGGAGGCGCCCGACAACGCCGCCATCGCGTTCGCCCCGGGCCAGCATCTACCGGTGCGCATCACGACCGGCGAAGACGGCGTTCTGGTCAGGACCTACAGTATTTCCAGCGCACCCTCGGATGGGCACATCCGTATCAGCATCAAGCGCCTGGGCGCCGCGTCGCGTCACCTTCACGACCGGGTGCAGGTTGGTGATGTGCTTGAAGTCCGCCCGCCGCTGGGTAGCTTTACGCTGACCGATGAAATCACCAGGCCGGTGGTCCTGATGGGCGCGGGTGTGGGTATCACGCCGATGATTTCCATGGCCAGAGAGTTGGTGGCGCAAAACCTGCGAGAGCACCGCCAGCGGCCTATCCACCTGTTCCAAAGCGCGCGGGCCTGGCAAGAGCTCCCCTTCCAGGAGGAACTCGTCGAGCTAGAGAAACGCTCGGCCGGGTTGCTGCATATCCATCGCGCACTGAGCAGCCCCGGTGCAGATTCAGTGCTGGCGCGTGACTACCAGGTGGCAGGGCGCTTGAGCTTCGCTGAGGTAAAGGCTCGACTGCCGCTGGATGACTACGATTTCTACCTCTGTGGCCCATCCGGTTTTCTGCAAACGCTGTATGACGGCCTGCGTGGCGTGAATATCCCTGATGAGCGTATCCATGCCGAAGCGTTCGGACCCTCGGCGCTGAACCGTTCGCAAAGCCAGCCACCGCCGACCTTGCTGCAACCGCAAGCCGCCAGCGGGCCTGTGCCGGTGTACTTCAACGCATCTGCAGCCGAAGCGCGCTGGAAACCGGGCGAGGGTAGCCTGCTGGAGTTGGCAGAGCGTCGCGGCCTGAACCCGGAATTCAGTTGCCGGGGCGGTTCGTGCGGAACCTGCAGCACCACCTTGATCAGCGGCGAAGTGCATTACCCGAACCCGCCCGCGCAAATGCCGGCGGCTGACAAGGTGTTGATCTGCTGCGCGATACCGGCGCAGCCAGGCGGCACGGCACAAGCTCTGGTGCTGGATCTATGA
- the yfcG_2 gene encoding glutathione S-transferase, with the protein MTHAIKLYRHPLSGHSHRVELMLSLLGLPTERVLVDLAKGEHKQPAFLAINAFGQVPVIDDQGVVLSDSNSILVYLAQKYGNGNWQPNDPLAQAAVQRWLSVAAGQLAYGPAAARLITVFGASFNADEVIGRAHTLLKVMETELANSAFLAGSAPSIADVANYSYIAHAPEGNVSLQDYPKVRAWLQRVEALPGFVPMQRTAAGLQAA; encoded by the coding sequence ATGACCCATGCCATCAAACTGTATCGCCACCCATTATCCGGCCATTCTCATCGCGTCGAGTTGATGCTGTCGCTGCTCGGCTTGCCCACTGAACGGGTGCTGGTCGACCTCGCCAAGGGCGAGCATAAACAGCCTGCTTTTCTGGCCATCAACGCCTTCGGGCAAGTGCCGGTCATTGACGATCAGGGCGTTGTGCTCAGCGACTCCAACTCGATTCTGGTGTATCTCGCGCAGAAGTATGGCAACGGCAACTGGCAACCCAATGACCCCCTCGCGCAAGCGGCTGTTCAGCGCTGGTTGTCAGTGGCTGCAGGCCAATTGGCTTACGGGCCCGCAGCGGCACGGCTGATCACGGTGTTCGGGGCATCTTTCAACGCCGATGAGGTGATTGGTCGCGCCCATACCCTGCTCAAGGTGATGGAGACCGAACTGGCAAACAGTGCGTTTCTGGCAGGGTCCGCGCCCAGCATTGCCGATGTGGCCAACTACAGCTACATCGCCCATGCCCCGGAGGGCAACGTGTCGCTGCAGGATTACCCAAAGGTGCGAGCCTGGTTGCAGCGCGTCGAGGCGCTTCCCGGTTTCGTGCCCATGCAGCGCACCGCCGCGGGTCTGCAAGCTGCCTGA